From the genome of Medicago truncatula cultivar Jemalong A17 chromosome 2, MtrunA17r5.0-ANR, whole genome shotgun sequence:
ttgctctttagactAAATGATTTGCTATCACACACGTGAGAATGACATGCAATACCTTCAATTGTATTTAACTACAATCCACCgcttaattttctcttttgaacgaactgtagttaactaccgttggaggTGATTTTCATGTCTTGGCTGTTAAAAAGTTCTAATGTATCAcaaattattcaaaatcatGTGAATTTGgtgggttttttttcttcttaattatGAGTACACCCTCCGGTTGCTGTTATAAGTAAGAATTGACTCAAGTCGTTATTAAaataaagaccacatacatcattaactgaatcaatctaaaatgtaaatttttgtttataataatgattggatgatcaACATTAGTCGGAGTTAACTCTTATTAATGATTCTTTCGATATGGATTTAACCTTATTCTCCCAAAGACCGTAGTTCATTAATTATTGGAGCTTAGTTACTTGATTCAATTTTCTGAACTACTTATTTAACATAGTCATTATTATTGCAATGAATGTTAGGCCTTAGTCCTTGAACTTATTTGACCTCTGAATTCTTTTCCTGCATTATTCATATTATCTGTTGCTTTCTAATTGATGTCTCGGTCCTCCTCATTTCGTATATAATCTAAGTAACAAATAAGAAGTTGAAAATGCGTGACATGTATATTGTTTGCTACACAACatccaaattttgaaaaactgaTCACTATCATAATAACATTGCATACATTAACTTACCAAAATCCAATTAAACAAGTTAAAAACGTGGAACTAATCAAATGTAAGATATATTAGAGGAAACAAAGGTAgaggataattaattaattatatgccacaaggttttgaaataattatataagCTAAGGCATGTCAAGCATACGTTGGTTGGTCCAGTTGATAAGAATTCAATTCTTACAAGgatctgagtttgaatcttGTTGCCGATGTGAGGATCTCATTGACGGATATATAAGATATAAGTAGTCATGTCAACAATCTATTAACTTTGAGGCTTTTAACTCTGATGAGTTCCCGAGACTCAACTCGTTTAAActttaattcatatataaaaaaagacaaGGTACATCAAACAGGTGGTTGAACACTATTATTAGCTTTAGCTCTAATCATGTTGGCTTTACGTGTGACTCTAACATGATACACACTCATAGCTAAAACCACAACAAATGCAACACCAAAGATAATTCCAACAATGCCACCAGCTCCCAAATGTTTCCTACCTTTGTCTAATTTTCCACCTTTGCTTTCATGAATTTGAGTAGCTTCTACTGCTAAAGGT
Proteins encoded in this window:
- the LOC11408898 gene encoding uncharacterized protein, translating into MINPIGFFLISLSLVTIVTSQERAPHGLVYQNPEAFSPSAYEFFHPNSQKHDHTKDDPCTSSKCSPMQPLAVEATQIHESKGGKLDKGRKHLGAGGIVGIIFGVAFVVVLAMSVYHVRVTRKANMIRAKANNSVQPPV